A genomic region of Erythrobacter sp. SCSIO 43205 contains the following coding sequences:
- the radA gene encoding DNA repair protein RadA yields MAKAKKRYVCANCGSVSPRWQGQCGDCGEWNTLTEDVPATVFSQKHDLSSGGRGIEFVPLNRPAELPVRKSTGLAEFDRALGGGIVPGSAILMGGDPGIGKSTLLLQTAATIARGGNDVVYVSGEEAAGQVRLRAQRLGVADAPIRLASETSVRDILTTLGQGDPPALLVIDSIQTMHSDTIEGAPGTVSQVRGCALELIRYAKASGAALVLVGHVTKDGNIAGPRVLEHMVDVVMSFEGERSHQYRILRALKNRFGAVDEIGVFSMEGAGLEEVSNPSMLFLSGRDQPLAGSAVFPALEGTRPVLVEIQALIVRLQSGATPRRAVVGWDNGRLAMLLAVLESRCGLNFSSAEVYLNIAGGYRLSDPAADLAVAAALVSALADKPLPQKSAWFGEVSLAGEIRPVSHADLRLRETAKLGFVKGYGPSGAKTGSSKLAYKGINQLSNLVDQVMATA; encoded by the coding sequence ATGGCAAAAGCAAAAAAGCGATATGTTTGCGCAAATTGCGGCTCAGTTTCTCCGCGATGGCAGGGGCAATGCGGTGATTGCGGTGAATGGAACACATTGACCGAAGATGTGCCCGCAACGGTGTTTTCGCAAAAGCATGATTTGTCGAGCGGTGGGCGCGGCATTGAATTTGTGCCTCTTAACCGACCCGCAGAATTGCCTGTGCGCAAATCAACCGGGCTTGCTGAATTCGACCGCGCGCTTGGCGGAGGCATCGTTCCGGGCTCAGCCATTCTTATGGGCGGCGATCCGGGGATCGGGAAATCGACCCTGCTATTGCAAACTGCGGCGACAATCGCGCGCGGTGGAAATGACGTTGTCTATGTTAGCGGTGAGGAAGCCGCAGGCCAAGTGCGCCTGCGTGCACAGCGCCTTGGTGTGGCAGATGCTCCCATTCGCCTCGCTTCCGAAACTTCAGTGCGCGACATTCTGACAACGCTGGGGCAGGGTGATCCGCCAGCCCTGCTTGTGATCGATTCCATTCAGACCATGCATTCTGACACCATCGAAGGCGCGCCAGGAACGGTGAGCCAGGTGCGAGGATGCGCGTTGGAACTGATCCGCTATGCTAAAGCGTCAGGCGCAGCGCTTGTGCTGGTCGGGCACGTGACCAAGGATGGCAATATCGCTGGCCCTCGCGTGCTTGAACACATGGTCGATGTGGTCATGAGCTTTGAGGGCGAGCGCAGCCACCAGTACCGTATCCTTCGCGCACTCAAAAACCGCTTTGGCGCGGTGGATGAAATCGGCGTGTTTTCGATGGAAGGGGCAGGGCTTGAAGAGGTTTCAAACCCCTCAATGCTGTTCCTGTCAGGCCGCGATCAGCCTTTGGCGGGAAGCGCGGTGTTTCCAGCGCTTGAGGGGACACGGCCAGTACTCGTCGAAATTCAGGCGCTTATCGTTCGGCTTCAATCAGGTGCGACACCAAGGCGCGCGGTTGTTGGATGGGACAATGGGCGCCTCGCTATGCTCCTTGCGGTGCTGGAATCGCGCTGCGGGCTTAATTTTTCTAGTGCGGAAGTTTATCTCAATATCGCTGGCGGATACCGATTGTCTGATCCTGCCGCCGATCTCGCTGTTGCCGCAGCGCTAGTCTCAGCGCTCGCGGACAAGCCTTTGCCGCAAAAATCGGCATGGTTTGGTGAGGTTTCGCTTGCAGGTGAAATCCGCCCCGTCTCGCACGCTGACCTTCGCCTGCGCGAAACCGCGAAACTGGGCTTTGTCAAAGGCTACGGCCCATCGGGCGCCAAGACCGGCTCATCGAAGCTTGCGTATAAAGGTATAAATCAACTTTCGAACCTCGTTGACCAAGTGATGGCAACCGCATAA
- the alr gene encoding alanine racemase: protein MPLAEVSAPEPTLRLRVDKDALAHNWRALDRLSGDASAGAAVKANCYGLGVDACVPVLRDAGCEAFFVAHWSEVGALLPHVESTQIAVLHGPVRDKDVALAKAIGAVPVLNSLSQVQRWNSGGGGRCHLMVDTGINRLGLSANELGDPSVAKLEVDILMSHLACADEDSAMNGRQLSAFRDCLPLVTHRRTSLANSAGIALGSEYSFDLTRPGLALYGGIPRAQLADTIRQVAYIDAAIMQTRTLSAGDAVGYNGEFIAQRPMRAGTVSLGYADGFLRNRGPGTSLLHGEASLPIIGKVSMDMIIVDLTDAPELGEGDWLEVPMGLRDAAQQSGLSQYELLTVLGSRLR, encoded by the coding sequence ATGCCGCTGGCTGAGGTCTCGGCGCCTGAGCCGACACTAAGGCTGCGTGTCGATAAGGATGCCCTGGCGCATAATTGGCGCGCGCTGGACAGGCTTTCCGGAGATGCGTCTGCCGGGGCTGCGGTCAAAGCCAATTGCTATGGCCTTGGTGTTGATGCTTGCGTACCAGTGCTGCGCGATGCGGGATGCGAGGCTTTCTTCGTCGCTCATTGGAGCGAGGTTGGAGCGCTTTTGCCTCATGTAGAGTCCACGCAAATCGCTGTGCTTCACGGTCCGGTGCGCGATAAAGATGTCGCCCTTGCCAAAGCGATTGGAGCGGTCCCTGTGCTCAATTCCTTGTCTCAGGTGCAGCGCTGGAATTCTGGCGGAGGAGGGCGGTGTCACCTGATGGTCGACACTGGCATCAACCGTTTGGGCCTATCGGCAAACGAGCTTGGCGATCCCTCAGTCGCGAAGCTCGAAGTTGACATATTGATGAGCCATCTGGCCTGCGCCGACGAAGACAGCGCGATGAATGGCAGGCAATTGTCCGCATTTCGCGATTGCCTGCCATTGGTAACCCATCGCCGCACCAGCCTCGCAAACAGCGCCGGGATCGCGCTTGGTTCAGAGTACAGCTTTGACCTCACCCGCCCTGGCCTTGCGCTTTACGGTGGTATCCCGCGCGCGCAGCTTGCCGACACTATTCGCCAGGTCGCCTATATCGACGCTGCAATCATGCAAACGCGCACGTTGAGCGCGGGTGATGCGGTTGGTTATAATGGTGAATTCATTGCACAGCGCCCTATGCGCGCAGGCACTGTCTCGCTTGGCTATGCCGATGGATTTTTGCGCAACCGAGGCCCCGGCACCTCACTGCTGCACGGTGAAGCGAGCTTGCCGATAATTGGCAAAGTGTCGATGGACATGATCATCGTTGACCTCACCGATGCGCCCGAACTTGGCGAAGGCGATTGGCTTGAAGTGCCCATGGGCCTTCGCGATGCAGCGCAACAAAGCGGACTTTCGCAATATGAATTATTGACCGTCCTAGGCTCGCGCCTGCGATAA
- a CDS encoding MFS transporter, with amino-acid sequence MSSTSATNEAKALGEREPTKKEIRLVVGASSAGTIFEWYDFFIYGTLAYILKDAFYDVDDPTLGLLLVWSTFAVGFAFRPIGAILFGFLGDKLGRKYTFLVTVTLMGIATAGVGFIPTVDTIGVAAPIIVIILRVLQGLALGGEYGGAAIYVAEHSPPNQRGYYTSYIQASVAGGFVLSIIVVLSCRFLIPEAEFEAWGWRVPFLLSILLLAISLWMRLMLSESPVFKAMKEAGETSGNPFVESFTYPGNKKRIFVALFGVTGILTTIWYTAFFSGMSFLRGPMHVDPFTVEVILLIAGAIAMSFYIFVGKWSDRVGRKKPIIIGALATLALLFPTFWGLGSLANPGLAEASERAPIVVSGPECVTDPFAELFDREQTDCGKILGTLTASGVAYTLVPGDTLSITVDGNELDDEPSWYESGQARTEGLQSALSEYGFDFSKQQPELVNILGIIGLLLLLGLLSALTYGSVAALLSEMFPPKIRYSSMSIPYHIGAGYLGGFLPLIAGVIVASTGDIYAGLWYTWAVVAFGVVVAWWGIPDGPPRDFEDDAAG; translated from the coding sequence ATGTCATCAACATCTGCAACCAATGAGGCAAAGGCACTTGGTGAGCGCGAGCCAACCAAGAAAGAAATCCGTCTTGTGGTCGGCGCATCAAGCGCAGGGACCATTTTTGAATGGTACGATTTTTTCATCTACGGAACGCTCGCCTACATCCTGAAAGATGCGTTTTACGATGTCGATGATCCCACGCTTGGGTTGTTGCTGGTGTGGTCAACCTTTGCCGTGGGCTTCGCCTTTCGCCCGATTGGCGCAATCCTGTTCGGCTTTCTTGGAGACAAGCTGGGGCGCAAATACACCTTCCTTGTGACTGTCACCTTGATGGGAATAGCGACTGCCGGGGTGGGCTTCATCCCGACAGTGGACACAATCGGGGTGGCGGCTCCCATCATCGTCATCATCTTGCGGGTTTTACAAGGTCTTGCACTGGGCGGAGAATATGGCGGGGCGGCGATTTACGTCGCTGAACACTCACCCCCCAATCAGCGCGGCTATTACACCAGCTATATTCAGGCCTCGGTTGCGGGCGGTTTTGTGCTGTCGATCATAGTGGTCCTCTCATGCCGCTTCCTCATCCCTGAGGCGGAGTTTGAAGCATGGGGCTGGCGCGTGCCGTTCCTCCTCTCCATCCTGCTTCTCGCCATATCGCTGTGGATGCGGTTGATGTTGTCGGAAAGCCCCGTCTTTAAGGCGATGAAAGAAGCGGGCGAGACGAGCGGAAACCCCTTCGTTGAGAGCTTCACCTATCCCGGCAACAAAAAGCGCATTTTCGTGGCCCTGTTCGGGGTGACGGGCATTCTCACCACCATTTGGTACACTGCGTTCTTCTCAGGGATGAGCTTTTTGCGCGGGCCCATGCACGTCGATCCGTTCACGGTTGAGGTGATCCTGCTGATCGCGGGGGCGATTGCGATGAGCTTCTACATTTTCGTAGGCAAATGGTCGGATAGGGTCGGACGCAAAAAGCCGATCATTATTGGCGCGCTTGCGACCCTCGCTCTGCTTTTCCCGACGTTTTGGGGGCTGGGCAGCCTCGCCAACCCCGGCCTTGCCGAAGCATCGGAGCGCGCGCCGATCGTGGTGTCCGGGCCGGAATGTGTGACCGATCCATTTGCTGAATTGTTCGACCGGGAACAGACCGATTGCGGCAAGATTTTGGGCACTCTGACGGCGTCAGGTGTCGCGTACACTCTCGTGCCCGGCGACACGCTTTCCATCACAGTCGATGGCAACGAACTTGATGACGAACCTTCATGGTATGAAAGCGGGCAAGCGCGCACTGAAGGCCTGCAAAGTGCGCTGAGCGAGTACGGGTTTGACTTCTCCAAGCAGCAGCCGGAATTGGTCAACATTCTCGGAATTATCGGGCTCTTGCTCCTCCTCGGCCTGCTATCAGCTCTCACATATGGTTCGGTCGCAGCGCTTTTGTCGGAAATGTTTCCGCCCAAAATCCGCTACTCCTCCATGTCGATCCCCTATCATATCGGCGCAGGCTATCTCGGTGGGTTCCTGCCGCTTATCGCAGGCGTGATCGTGGCGAGCACGGGCGATATTTACGCAGGCCTATGGTACACATGGGCGGTGGTGGCATTTGGCGTCGTGGTTGCGTGGTGGGGTATCCCCGATGGTCCCCCAAGAGACTTTGAAGACGATGCCGCTGGCTGA
- the proS gene encoding proline--tRNA ligase — translation MSNNPPAIKHALNVKREDDFAKWYQEVISAADLAEESGVRGCMVIKPWGYGIWERVQRLMDDRIKAAGIDNAYFPLFIPLANFEREADHVDGFAKEMAVVTHHRLIADGKGGLIPDPEAKLEEPLVVRPTSETIIGDAMARWVQSWRDLPLMLNQWANVVRWEMRTRMFLRTSEFLWQEGHTAHATRDEALEETHRALEMYRACLEEDLAMPVIAGEKPENERFPGADETWSVEAMMQDGKALQAGTSHYLGTSFAEAAGINYQDKDGEHQLAHTTSWGTSTRMIGGVVMTHGDDDGLRVPPRIAPHQVIILPMLRDKPEDEAVLAYCEEVRASLKGLTALGEPIRVLLDKSPGKAATKRWNWVKKGAPVIVEVGPRDMENGKVAVLRRDALWNLDNGKPAMAFTPRDEFASGVSQLLEDIQSGLFNEAAERRDANITRGLTDWHDVVNSFRKGGKYPGWVEVQWARPTGAELEAVVEKLKAEKLTFRNVPRDSEPADGTCIFSGKPAVERILVARAY, via the coding sequence GTGTCTAACAATCCCCCGGCGATCAAACACGCGCTCAATGTGAAGCGCGAAGATGATTTTGCCAAATGGTATCAAGAAGTTATCAGCGCAGCTGACCTTGCCGAGGAATCCGGCGTGCGCGGCTGTATGGTAATCAAGCCGTGGGGCTATGGCATTTGGGAGCGTGTTCAACGCTTGATGGACGACCGGATTAAAGCGGCTGGCATCGACAACGCATATTTTCCGCTCTTCATCCCGCTTGCCAATTTTGAACGTGAAGCCGACCACGTTGACGGCTTTGCAAAAGAGATGGCCGTCGTCACCCACCACCGTCTGATCGCAGATGGAAAAGGCGGGCTGATCCCTGACCCAGAAGCGAAGCTGGAAGAACCGCTTGTGGTTCGTCCTACGTCTGAGACGATTATTGGCGATGCGATGGCGCGTTGGGTGCAAAGCTGGCGTGACTTGCCCCTTATGCTGAACCAATGGGCCAATGTTGTGCGTTGGGAAATGCGTACGCGGATGTTTCTTCGGACCTCTGAATTCCTCTGGCAGGAAGGGCACACCGCTCACGCCACGCGCGATGAAGCTCTTGAGGAAACGCACCGCGCGCTGGAGATGTACCGCGCTTGTCTTGAAGAAGACTTGGCCATGCCGGTGATCGCTGGTGAAAAGCCAGAGAATGAGCGTTTCCCGGGCGCCGATGAAACCTGGTCGGTCGAGGCGATGATGCAGGACGGCAAGGCGCTTCAAGCGGGAACCTCGCATTATCTCGGCACCTCTTTTGCTGAGGCTGCGGGTATCAATTACCAAGATAAAGACGGCGAGCATCAGCTTGCCCACACCACCAGTTGGGGCACCTCAACGCGCATGATCGGCGGCGTTGTGATGACACACGGCGATGATGACGGCCTGCGCGTGCCACCGCGCATTGCGCCACATCAGGTCATCATCCTTCCCATGCTGCGCGATAAGCCCGAGGATGAGGCTGTGCTCGCTTACTGCGAGGAAGTACGTGCCTCTTTGAAGGGCCTTACAGCCCTTGGTGAACCAATCCGTGTTCTGCTCGACAAGTCACCGGGTAAGGCCGCAACCAAACGTTGGAATTGGGTCAAGAAAGGCGCGCCTGTCATCGTCGAGGTTGGCCCTCGCGATATGGAAAACGGCAAGGTTGCTGTGCTTCGCCGCGACGCTCTCTGGAATCTGGATAATGGTAAGCCTGCAATGGCCTTCACCCCGCGCGATGAATTCGCCAGCGGCGTGTCGCAGCTTCTTGAAGATATTCAATCGGGCCTGTTCAACGAAGCGGCAGAGCGCCGTGATGCGAATATCACGCGCGGGCTTACCGATTGGCACGATGTGGTCAATTCCTTCCGCAAAGGCGGTAAGTATCCCGGCTGGGTCGAAGTCCAATGGGCGCGGCCTACGGGCGCCGAACTTGAGGCGGTGGTTGAGAAGCTGAAGGCTGAGAAACTGACCTTCCGCAACGTGCCGCGCGACAGCGAGCCTGCGGACGGAACTTGCATTTTCTCAGGCAAACCAGCGGTTGAGCGTATTCTCGTGGCTCGCGCCTATTAA
- the phaR gene encoding polyhydroxyalkanoate synthesis repressor PhaR, whose product MARKSADAAINVGDDTIVIKKYANRRLYNTASSSYITLEDLAKMVRENVDFAVFDAKSNEDITRSILTQIIMDEEANGGQMLPVSFLRELISMYGNSMQTLMPSYLDATMTNFRERQSEIREAFDKGMQNNPLSAIHETNMAMMRAAAETFIPGVAKKKAEPSAKVGASEEIALLREQMAAMQKKLDELGK is encoded by the coding sequence ATGGCTCGCAAATCTGCCGATGCAGCAATTAATGTTGGTGATGATACCATCGTCATCAAGAAATACGCCAATCGACGCCTCTATAACACGGCTTCTTCGAGCTACATCACTTTGGAAGATCTTGCCAAAATGGTGCGCGAGAACGTCGATTTTGCGGTTTTCGATGCAAAATCCAACGAGGACATCACCCGGTCGATCCTGACGCAAATCATCATGGATGAAGAAGCCAACGGCGGTCAGATGCTCCCTGTCAGCTTTTTAAGAGAGCTGATCTCGATGTATGGCAATTCGATGCAAACCCTCATGCCGTCATATCTCGACGCGACGATGACGAATTTTCGTGAGCGGCAAAGCGAGATCCGCGAGGCGTTCGACAAGGGGATGCAAAACAACCCGCTCAGCGCCATTCACGAAACCAATATGGCCATGATGCGCGCTGCTGCGGAAACGTTCATTCCCGGCGTCGCTAAGAAGAAGGCTGAACCTTCTGCCAAAGTGGGGGCCTCCGAAGAGATTGCCCTGCTGCGCGAGCAGATGGCCGCCATGCAAAAGAAGCTGGACGAATTGGGCAAATAG
- a CDS encoding iron-sulfur cluster assembly scaffold protein — protein sequence MAEKLYTPELLELATALADFPLTGDFDYRAQGRSRTCGSTIEVGVDLDPDGVLTRIGLQVNACAIGQSSAAILALNAKGRTANDFRRTLKAIEEWLSGDGSSQENLPNWLGFEALAPAHPHKGRHGALLLAWTAINQALSSAPSSR from the coding sequence GTGGCTGAAAAGCTTTACACGCCTGAGCTTCTGGAGCTTGCCACGGCCCTTGCGGATTTTCCGCTTACAGGCGATTTCGACTACCGCGCGCAAGGCCGCTCGCGAACCTGTGGCAGCACTATCGAGGTTGGAGTGGACCTTGACCCTGATGGAGTGCTCACCCGGATTGGCCTTCAAGTCAACGCGTGTGCCATCGGGCAGAGTTCTGCTGCAATCCTCGCGCTCAATGCAAAAGGGCGCACAGCAAATGATTTTCGGCGCACCCTCAAGGCAATCGAAGAATGGCTAAGCGGTGATGGATCATCGCAAGAGAACCTGCCCAATTGGCTAGGGTTCGAGGCGCTGGCACCTGCGCATCCGCATAAAGGGCGGCACGGCGCACTCTTATTGGCGTGGACGGCCATCAATCAGGCGCTTTCCTCTGCGCCTTCGTCTCGTTAA
- a CDS encoding CvpA family protein — protein MTGFDIIVLIIVAVAAVGGFLRGLVQEVLSLAAWILAACSVHYLHGDLTQFLLGFYNLDPGAAILAFALLLIIPYAAMKLIAGNVGEASRGSILGPIDRVLGFGFGAVKGAIIVVFAFSVLVLGFDTVWGYKGRPDWISQARTYPAADAFSRELVRMIAARRAQLADEERANESAGE, from the coding sequence ATGACGGGCTTTGACATAATCGTACTGATCATCGTCGCAGTTGCGGCTGTGGGCGGGTTTCTAAGAGGGCTGGTGCAAGAGGTTTTGAGCCTTGCCGCCTGGATACTGGCGGCTTGTTCCGTGCACTACCTGCACGGCGACCTCACGCAGTTCCTGCTCGGCTTTTATAACCTTGACCCCGGCGCCGCGATCCTCGCTTTCGCGCTTCTTCTCATCATTCCTTATGCCGCGATGAAGCTGATTGCGGGCAATGTGGGGGAGGCTTCGCGCGGCTCTATCCTTGGCCCTATCGACAGAGTCCTCGGCTTTGGTTTTGGCGCGGTGAAAGGCGCGATCATCGTTGTTTTCGCCTTTTCGGTTCTGGTGCTCGGCTTTGATACGGTGTGGGGGTACAAAGGACGGCCTGACTGGATTTCTCAGGCGCGCACCTATCCGGCAGCGGATGCGTTTTCGCGTGAACTCGTGCGCATGATTGCCGCGCGCCGCGCGCAGCTTGCGGATGAAGAGCGCGCTAACGAAAGCGCCGGGGAGTAA